The following coding sequences are from one Hyphomicrobiales bacterium window:
- a CDS encoding helix-turn-helix transcriptional regulator — protein MADKSGKKTQDDDANPMPAEAFREWRKRLGLKQKDAADLLGLKKRMIQYYETGSRSGKHVSIPKSVRLACYALEAGVSDFDGRNVLGEPPFARTLVHRNGLHPSAIHGGHQSASETVDDGKNTGRPPPLPVGETRSD, from the coding sequence ATGGCTGACAAATCCGGCAAAAAAACTCAGGACGATGATGCCAATCCGATGCCAGCGGAGGCCTTTCGCGAGTGGCGCAAGCGCCTGGGGCTGAAGCAGAAGGACGCTGCCGACCTTCTGGGCCTGAAGAAGCGCATGATCCAGTATTATGAGACCGGTAGCCGTAGCGGCAAGCACGTCTCGATTCCCAAGTCGGTTCGCCTGGCCTGCTATGCCCTGGAAGCCGGTGTCAGCGATTTCGACGGTCGGAATGTGCTTGGCGAACCGCCATTCGCACGCACCTTGGTGCACCGAAACGGCCTGCATCCCTCGGCGATCCATGGGGGGCACCAAAGTGCCAGCGAAACAGTCGATGACGGCAAGAACACCGGGCGACCTCCGCCGCTTCCGGTCGGTGAAACGCGCAGCGACTAA
- a CDS encoding zinc metallopeptidase gives MRWRNMRRSTKVRDLRRASRSPSGMGGSRMRIPSGRRVRIPSGRGSRAGGGLGLGGIVVIVIIAWALGINPLTLLTGDTTGGGGQFSPAPQQTSEPFNPGQGDELADFASRVLGDTEDVWAVKFDQRSMRYEPPTLTLFSGQVQSACGFASSASGPFYCPPDRGVFLDLSFFSELSRRFGAPGDFAQAYVIAHEVGHHIQNQLGILGRFNEARRRMSERDANAMSVRVELQADCLAGVWGHDAAARGLLERGDLDEALNAASQIGDDTMQRRAQGYVVPESFSHGTAEQRMRWFSVGFESGDMGQCDTFEAGSL, from the coding sequence ATGCGTTGGCGAAATATGAGACGCAGCACTAAGGTGCGCGATTTACGGCGTGCCTCGCGCTCTCCAAGCGGAATGGGCGGGTCCCGCATGCGCATCCCGTCCGGACGGCGGGTGCGTATTCCCTCCGGGCGTGGATCGCGCGCCGGCGGCGGGCTTGGCCTTGGCGGCATCGTTGTCATAGTGATCATTGCTTGGGCGCTTGGGATCAACCCGCTGACCCTGCTGACCGGCGATACAACGGGCGGCGGCGGGCAGTTTTCGCCCGCGCCGCAGCAGACAAGCGAGCCCTTTAATCCGGGGCAGGGCGATGAGCTGGCTGACTTTGCCTCGCGCGTGCTTGGCGACACGGAAGATGTATGGGCGGTCAAATTCGATCAGCGCAGTATGCGCTACGAGCCGCCGACGCTGACGCTGTTTTCCGGGCAAGTTCAGTCGGCCTGCGGTTTTGCCAGCTCCGCCAGCGGGCCGTTCTATTGTCCGCCCGATCGTGGAGTTTTCCTCGACCTGTCGTTCTTTTCAGAGCTGTCCCGTCGGTTCGGGGCGCCTGGCGATTTCGCGCAAGCTTATGTGATCGCTCACGAGGTGGGTCATCACATCCAGAACCAGCTCGGCATTCTGGGTCGCTTCAATGAAGCGCGCCGACGGATGTCCGAGCGCGACGCCAACGCCATGTCGGTGCGGGTGGAGTTGCAGGCCGATTGCCTGGCAGGTGTCTGGGGCCATGATGCGGCCGCGCGCGGTCTTTTGGAGCGTGGCGACCTTGATGAAGCGTTGAATGCGGCCAGCCAGATTGGTGATGATACGATGCAGCGCCGTGCGCAAGGCTATGTGGTGCCCGAAAGCTTTTCGCACGGGACGGCGGAACAGCGCATGCGCTGGTTCAGCGTCGGTTTCGAAAGCGGCGATATGGGCCAATGTGACACATTCGAGGCTGGGTCCCTGTAG
- a CDS encoding AraC family transcriptional regulator yields the protein MKHGLWMAKDALPPADRDNDAHTPSSTADPRVQTDGKYDWEADADRFLIHARALAGLLAHAEKQGLSSAVMTEELAKLRLNDVRSDSFDGFISMNRFAKLMRRIGKILNDEAIGLHVADHIDLGSMGAFGMAVVSAPNLDQALQVLCRYMRLYADVSFAATVIGEQEVEFDWAYSPLIAARDVLCDRAARLFKVRMRVLFGEAWEPRRVYLQRPKPKDLRPYRQALCSNLTFDAPINRIVLRRTDLDLPNVHADANTHEIAIALAERMMAERRIPDDLSIRAREDILHHLADEGPNMNETARRLGTSPRSLQRRLEELGTTYQRLSDDVRKALADELLKQTTLPMGEIAFRLGFANQANLTRASKRWFGLSPRQVRAQET from the coding sequence GTGAAGCACGGGTTGTGGATGGCCAAGGACGCATTGCCCCCTGCTGACAGAGACAACGACGCGCACACACCCTCGTCGACCGCAGACCCTCGCGTGCAAACGGATGGCAAATATGACTGGGAGGCCGACGCCGACCGGTTCCTGATCCATGCCCGCGCACTGGCTGGGCTTCTTGCTCATGCTGAAAAGCAAGGCCTGTCATCGGCAGTCATGACCGAAGAGTTGGCGAAGTTGCGCCTCAACGATGTGCGCTCAGATTCCTTCGATGGGTTCATCAGTATGAACCGGTTCGCCAAGCTGATGCGACGGATCGGCAAGATACTGAACGATGAAGCCATCGGTTTGCATGTTGCCGATCACATCGATCTTGGATCGATGGGAGCGTTTGGGATGGCTGTTGTCAGCGCACCCAATCTTGATCAAGCGCTTCAGGTGCTTTGCCGCTATATGCGGCTTTATGCCGACGTCTCTTTCGCCGCGACGGTCATCGGAGAGCAAGAGGTTGAATTCGATTGGGCCTATTCGCCACTTATCGCCGCGCGCGATGTCTTGTGTGACCGTGCGGCGCGCCTATTCAAGGTGCGAATGCGTGTCCTTTTCGGTGAAGCCTGGGAGCCGAGGCGGGTATATCTGCAACGACCGAAGCCGAAGGACCTTCGCCCTTATCGGCAAGCCTTATGCAGTAATTTGACCTTCGACGCCCCGATAAACCGGATTGTGCTCCGTCGCACGGACCTTGACCTGCCTAATGTTCATGCGGATGCCAACACCCATGAAATCGCAATCGCCTTGGCCGAACGCATGATGGCCGAGCGGCGGATCCCGGACGATCTCTCGATCCGTGCGCGCGAGGACATTTTGCACCATTTGGCCGATGAAGGGCCCAATATGAACGAAACGGCACGGCGGCTCGGCACCAGCCCGCGCAGCCTACAACGGCGGCTGGAAGAGCTTGGCACGACGTATCAGCGGCTCAGCGATGATGTTCGCAAGGCCCTTGCCGACGAGCTTTTGAAGCAGACGACATTGCCGATGGGTGAAATCGCGTTTCGTTTGGGATTTGCCAATCAGGCCAATTTGACCCGTGCGTCGAAGCGCTGGTTTGGCCTGTCGCCGAGGCAGGTGCGGGCGCAAGAAACCTGA
- the carB gene encoding carbamoyl-phosphate synthase large subunit, with amino-acid sequence MPKRTDIQSILIVGAGPIIIGQACEFDYSGTQACKALKAEGYRIILVNSNPATIMTDPDLADATYVEPITPEVVAKIIAKERPDAILPTMGGQTALNCALSLRKMGVLDEFGVEMIGATAEAIDKAEDRELFREAMMKIGLETPRGETLKGSLRDKLDPDGNPILDRAGNPIRELSPEGLAKALNLLDMVGLPTVIRPSFTLGGTGGGIAYNREEFLQIVEGGIDASPTNEVLIEESVLGWKEYEMEVVRDKADNCIIICSIENVDPMGVHTGDSITVAPALTLTDKEYQIMRDASLAVLREIGVETGGSNVQFAVNPEDGRMVVIEMNPRVSRSSALASKATGFPIAKVAARLAVGYTLDELDNDITGGATPAAFEPTIDYVVTKIPRFTFEKFPDADPVLTTSMKSVGEVMAIGRTFTESLQKALRGLETGLSGLDDQHIEGLGGDDDKNVIRAAISTPTPDRLLKVAEVMRAGATDEQVHAACKIDPWFIGQLRQIIDLEARVKAHGLPDNAEWMRNLKANGFSDARLGALTGQSEAEVKAHRLALNVRPVFKRIDTCAAEFASPTAYMYSTYENPFGQEGASPANEAQPSGRKKVVILGGGPNRIGQGIEFDYCCCHAAFALKDAGYEAIMINCNPETVSTDYDTSDRLYFEPLTAEDVLEILTLEQSKGTLHGVIVQFGGQTPLKLAHALQEAGIPILGTSPDAIDLAEDRDRFQKLLNELGLKQPPNGIARSNEEAKQITTEIGYPVVVRPSYVLGGRAMEIVRDDASLDRYMREAVVVSGDSPVLIDGYLADAVEVDVDALCDGKTVTVCGIMEHIEEAGIHSGDSACALPAHTLTDATLDELETQTKKLALALNVGGLMNVQYAIKNGDIYVLEVNPRASRTVPFVAKTVGAPIAKIASRVMAGEVLEPTLTAYGRAPQHRNLPHIAVKEAVFPFARFPGVDTILGPEMRSTGEVMGIDTSFGYAFAKSQLGAGSKVPLLGNVFVSLRDSDKPKALDAIRLLVDLGFDILATSGTQRFLADQGITTERVNKVLEGRPHIVDAIKNGNVQLVFNTTEGKKALEDSRSLRQAALVQKVPYYTTVAGANAAAQAIDAVLSGDIAVKPLQDYMSALA; translated from the coding sequence ATGCCAAAACGTACCGACATCCAGTCCATTCTCATCGTGGGCGCAGGGCCGATCATCATCGGTCAGGCATGTGAATTCGACTATTCCGGCACGCAGGCCTGTAAAGCACTGAAGGCTGAGGGCTATCGGATCATCCTGGTCAATTCCAACCCAGCCACGATCATGACCGACCCGGATCTGGCCGACGCCACCTATGTCGAGCCGATCACGCCAGAAGTTGTGGCCAAGATCATCGCCAAGGAGCGCCCAGACGCGATCCTGCCAACCATGGGCGGTCAGACGGCGCTGAACTGCGCGCTTTCACTGCGCAAAATGGGCGTGCTGGACGAGTTCGGCGTGGAGATGATCGGTGCCACCGCCGAGGCCATCGACAAGGCTGAAGATCGCGAGCTCTTCCGCGAAGCGATGATGAAGATCGGCTTGGAAACCCCGCGCGGCGAAACCCTGAAAGGTTCACTGCGCGACAAGCTCGACCCCGATGGCAATCCCATCCTCGACCGCGCCGGCAACCCGATCCGCGAACTGTCGCCAGAGGGTCTCGCCAAAGCGTTGAACTTGCTCGACATGGTCGGTCTGCCAACCGTCATCCGCCCGTCGTTCACGCTTGGCGGTACAGGCGGCGGCATCGCCTACAACCGTGAAGAATTCCTGCAGATCGTTGAAGGCGGCATCGACGCCTCGCCAACCAACGAGGTGCTGATCGAAGAATCCGTGCTCGGTTGGAAAGAGTATGAGATGGAGGTTGTCCGCGACAAAGCCGACAACTGCATCATCATCTGTTCCATCGAGAACGTCGATCCGATGGGCGTGCACACCGGCGACTCGATCACCGTCGCGCCCGCACTCACTCTGACCGACAAAGAGTACCAGATCATGCGCGACGCTTCACTGGCGGTGCTGCGCGAGATCGGCGTCGAAACCGGCGGCTCCAACGTGCAATTCGCGGTGAACCCCGAAGATGGCCGCATGGTCGTCATCGAGATGAACCCGCGCGTCTCGCGCTCCTCCGCCCTGGCATCGAAGGCCACTGGCTTCCCAATCGCCAAGGTCGCCGCCCGGCTTGCCGTTGGGTACACGCTGGACGAACTCGACAATGACATCACCGGTGGTGCGACCCCGGCGGCCTTTGAGCCGACCATCGATTATGTCGTCACCAAAATCCCGCGTTTTACCTTCGAGAAGTTCCCCGACGCCGACCCCGTTTTGACGACCTCTATGAAATCTGTCGGCGAGGTGATGGCCATTGGCCGGACCTTCACCGAGAGCCTGCAAAAGGCGTTGCGCGGTCTGGAGACTGGGCTCTCCGGCTTGGACGACCAGCACATTGAAGGCTTGGGCGGCGATGACGACAAAAACGTCATCCGAGCAGCCATCTCCACGCCAACGCCGGACAGGCTCTTGAAGGTGGCAGAGGTCATGCGCGCCGGTGCGACGGATGAACAGGTCCATGCCGCTTGCAAGATTGATCCCTGGTTCATCGGTCAGCTTCGGCAGATCATCGATCTGGAAGCGCGGGTGAAGGCCCATGGCCTGCCAGACAATGCCGAGTGGATGCGCAACCTCAAGGCCAACGGCTTTTCCGATGCGCGGCTGGGCGCTCTAACTGGCCAGAGCGAAGCTGAGGTCAAAGCCCACCGGCTGGCGCTCAACGTGCGCCCTGTGTTCAAGCGCATCGATACGTGCGCAGCGGAGTTCGCCTCACCGACCGCCTATATGTACTCGACTTATGAGAACCCGTTTGGGCAGGAGGGGGCGTCTCCCGCCAATGAAGCGCAGCCATCGGGTCGCAAAAAAGTCGTCATCCTAGGCGGCGGGCCGAACCGCATCGGCCAAGGGATCGAGTTTGACTATTGCTGCTGTCATGCCGCCTTCGCGCTGAAGGATGCCGGCTATGAAGCAATCATGATCAACTGCAACCCGGAAACGGTCTCGACCGACTATGACACCTCAGACCGGCTTTATTTTGAGCCGCTGACCGCCGAAGACGTGCTGGAAATCCTGACGCTCGAGCAGAGCAAGGGAACGCTGCACGGGGTGATCGTGCAGTTTGGCGGCCAGACGCCGCTGAAGCTCGCCCACGCGCTGCAAGAGGCTGGCATTCCGATCCTTGGCACCTCACCCGACGCTATCGATCTGGCCGAGGATCGTGATCGCTTCCAAAAGCTGCTCAATGAGCTTGGCTTGAAGCAGCCGCCCAACGGCATTGCGCGCTCCAACGAGGAAGCCAAGCAGATTACCACCGAAATCGGTTACCCGGTCGTGGTGCGCCCGTCCTACGTCCTTGGTGGTCGCGCCATGGAGATCGTGCGCGATGATGCGAGCCTCGACCGCTATATGCGCGAGGCGGTGGTCGTTTCTGGCGACAGCCCAGTGCTCATCGATGGCTATCTGGCCGACGCCGTCGAAGTGGATGTCGATGCGCTTTGCGATGGCAAAACCGTGACCGTTTGTGGCATCATGGAGCACATCGAAGAAGCTGGCATCCACTCCGGTGACTCAGCCTGCGCATTGCCAGCACACACGCTGACTGATGCCACACTCGATGAGCTGGAAACCCAAACCAAAAAGCTTGCCTTAGCGCTTAATGTCGGTGGCTTGATGAACGTCCAATACGCCATCAAAAACGGCGACATCTATGTGCTGGAGGTGAACCCGCGTGCATCGCGCACGGTCCCATTTGTCGCCAAGACCGTCGGCGCGCCGATTGCCAAGATCGCCTCGCGCGTTATGGCCGGCGAAGTCTTGGAACCCACGCTCACCGCCTATGGCCGCGCGCCGCAACATCGCAACCTGCCACACATTGCGGTCAAAGAAGCCGTCTTCCCGTTTGCCCGGTTTCCAGGCGTCGACACCATTCTCGGGCCGGAAATGCGTTCGACCGGCGAGGTTATGGGCATCGATACAAGCTTCGGCTACGCCTTTGCGAAGTCCCAGCTCGGGGCCGGATCAAAAGTGCCGCTGCTTGGCAATGTCTTTGTGTCTCTGCGCGACAGCGACAAGCCCAAGGCGCTCGACGCCATCCGCCTTCTGGTCGATCTCGGCTTCGACATTTTGGCGACCTCGGGCACGCAACGTTTTCTCGCCGACCAGGGCATCACCACTGAACGCGTCAATAAGGTACTCGAAGGCCGTCCGCACATTGTCGATGCAATCAAGAACGGCAATGTCCAGCTTGTCTTCAACACCACCGAGGGCAAAAAGGCGCTTGAGGACTCCCGCTCGCTGCGCCAGGCCGCGCTTGTGCAAAAGGTCCCTTATTACACCACAGTGGCTGGCGCTAACGCCGCAGCCCAGGCGATCGACGCGGTTTTGTCCGGTGACATTGCGGTCAAACCGTTGCAGGATTATATGTCAGCGCTGGCATAA